The following coding sequences lie in one Aspergillus puulaauensis MK2 DNA, chromosome 3, nearly complete sequence genomic window:
- a CDS encoding F-box protein (COG:S;~EggNog:ENOG410Q0HN) — translation MSTLDNLPEELLALVLQNCDTFSQLRSLVLTSKRLHNTWICNQRAILWNVSQRAMVSFSDALIAVRATRIATDYFLNGQLPPDPFPVSELSGDTAKPCINEVKHALEFAHLAQYLEDKTRSPLGKRKEFLPDKWYFDSLAWTPRTWQVWRENYHRAVYRYLAAGAVLCRAYYAPLVSEKRPAGFLSSLLSILEGIAVQSDREYPEWFTEDEQRYLSTIPLYDSQAYANWESAFKPLEELFVGESKKQSQDLGPVTPPQPTEDLSQCLHCIFGSKAKNLQSLDTAHANTLFQQTLHFLNLIDDDIRLLISLPGDTPMEPVDDAIKPPSTTAFLFGSFTPMNITIRQGQCQCKCITTSAFATPLLAPLSSKSVSTATTSQYLSFSNMHNYLKKVHDASSLPNCYGDPIRKTPPPIGFFTEYMMRKYFGLRFACTMFDSTREIRCAWYAFHQFGGVFTGFGPGAGPGPGPGPGPRLEDDEDEDVMYVGQDLLVSVDEPTPMPCYDEHAWYY, via the exons ATGAGCACGCTCGACAACCTACCAGAGGAGCtactcgccctcgtcctccagaACTGCGACACCTTTTCCCAGTTACGAAGCCTTGTTCTAACATCTAAGAGACTGCATAATACTTGGATATGCAACCAACGCGCCATTCTTTGGAACGTGAGCCAGAGAGCCATGGTCAGCTTCAGCGACGCCCTTATCGCA GTCCGCGCAACAAGAATAGCTACAGATTACTTTCTCAACGGTCAACTCCCTCCAGACCCATTTCCTGTCTCGGAACTTAGCGGCGACACTGCGAAGCCCTGCATCAACGAGGTGAAGCACGCCCTTGAATTTGCCCATCTAGCACAGTATCTTGAAGACAAGACGCGCTCCCCACtcgggaaaagaaaagaatttCTACCGGACAAGTGGTACTTTGACAGTCTTGCCTGGACCCCTCGCACATGGCAGGTCTGGCGAGAAAACTATCACCGGGCTGTCTATCGCTATCTCGCTGCAGGGGCGGTTCTCTGTCGTGCATACTACGCGCCGCTTGTTTCTGAGAAAAGGCCGGCTGGatttctttcttccctcctctcaaTTCTCGAGGGCATAGCCGTGCAAAGTGACCGTGAGTATCCGGAATGGTTTACGGAGGATGAACAACGGTATCTCTCCACGATCCCACTCTACGACAGCCAGGCATACGCAAACTGGGAATCAGCATTCAAGCCACTCGAGGAACTGTTCGTGGGCGAGAGCAAAAAGCAGTCTCAGGATTTAGGGCCTGTCACCCCTCCACAACCAACTGAAGATCTATCTCAGTGTCTTCACTGCATCTTCGGCAGCAAAGCAAAGAACCTCCAATCGCTCGACACGGCCCACGCAAACACCCTCTTCCAACAAaccctccacttcctcaaTTTAatcgacgacgacatccgACTACTCATCTCTCTACCAGGCGATACACCAATGGAGCCCGTCGACGACGCTATCAAACCCCCCTCCACAACCGCATTCCTCTTCGGCTCATTCACACCCATGAATATAACCATCCGCCAAGGCCAATGCCAGTGTAAATGCATTACCACATCCGCATTCGCGACACCCCTCCTAGCGCCTCTCAGCAGCAAGTCCGTCTCCACAGCCACCACATCGCAGtatctctccttctccaacatgCACAACTACCTCAAAAAAGTACACGACGCATCTAGCCTCCCAAACTGCTACGGCGACCCGATTCGGAAGACCCCGCCCCCGATAGGCTTCTTTACGGAGTACATGATGCGGAAGTACTTTGGGTTGCGGTTCGCATGTACAATGTTTGATTCGACGCGTGAGATTCGGTGTGCGTGGTACGCGTTTCATCAATTTGGAGGCGTTTTTACGGGGTTTGGGCCGGGagctggtcctggtcctggccctggccctgGTCCTCGTTtagaggacgatgaggatgaggatgtaATGTATGTAGGGCAGGATTTGCTAGTTTCTGTGGACGAGCCGACTCCGATGCCTTGTTATGATGAGCATGCGTGGTATTATTAG